A stretch of DNA from Synechococcus sp. PROS-9-1:
CTCGTTCTGGCCTTGATGGTGATCACCGCCCTGAGTGGCTTGCCGGCCAGGTTGTGGTGGCGCTCATTGCTTTTGGTGGTGTGTCTTGGGGTTGGCTTTGGCCTCCTGGCGATGTTCTTGCCAACGGGAGACCCAGCAGCCTCACAGGCCATAAGGCCTGTGCAGGAGTTGCAGGGTTTGTCCCTGCAGACGCCCAGCTGGGAGTTGTTTCGGCTGGGTCCTGTTCAGCTTGGGCCGCTCAACCTCGGTCCACTATCGGTGGATCGGAGATCGGCTGAGCTCGGTCTCAACAGCGCAACGTTGATTGTCACCGTGGTGCATAGCGTGAATCTCATGCTGCTGTCCACACCTAGTGAGGATCTGATGTGGGCCCTGAATTGGTGTTTGTTCCCCCTAACCAAACTTGGTTTGCCAGTGGATCGTCTTTGCTTTCAGCTGTTGTTGGCACTCCGTTTTCTGCCCTTGGTGCAAGAGGAATTGCAGAATCTGGTGCGCTCCGTGGCGAGTCGAGCGGTCAATCTCCGTCAGTTGGGCTTCAAGGCTTCCTTCGGATTGCTCCTGTCGGTGGGAGAACGCCTTCTCGCCAACATTTTGTTGCGCGCTGAGCAAGGCGCTGATGCCTTGATTGCTAGGGGAGGGCGTTGGCTTCCTGCGGATTGCTTCCGCCCTGTTCAGAACACATCTGCCGTGGCGCGTGGTTTGAACCTGCTGTCATTTGTGGCCCTTCTCGCGGTGGTGGGATTGCGAGGCAAGTACGGTGCTCTCTAAATCTTGATGGACTGAGTTGTGGGAGCGGAGCGTTATCTCAATCACCCCACCTTTGGAATGCTTTATCAGGTGTCGACCGCGGGCGAAGGACGGGACCTTTACGCCACGCTTTATGCCCAGCGCATGTTTTTCTTGGTGACGCTGCAACCCAGGGGGGCTCAGTTTGAGGTGATTCCTTATCAGGACGCCCGGCATCATGCAGAGCTTCACCTCGCGCGCTGTCGTCGTGATCGCTCTGCCGATTTTGCCGATTGGAAGCAGCTGTTCGATCAAACCTTCATTTGATGGCGTCGAGCAGCTCGGAATCTGAGACGATTCAGTCCCGCTGGCAGGCGATTCACGCTGATTGTCCAGACGCTGTTCATCTTTTGGCTGTCAGCAAAGGCCACCCGGCCATGGCGGTGCGAGAGCTGGCCGCCTTGGGGCAAGTTGATTTTGGTGAGAGCAGGGTGCAGGAAGCACTCCCGAAACAACAGGATTTAGGCGACCTCAGCGGCTTGCGTTGGCATTTCATTGGACGCCTACAGGCCAACAAAGTCCGGGCTGTTGTGCGGGCCTTTCCCGTGATTCATTCGATCGACTCTCAAGGACTTGCAGAACGCACTTCAAGGATTGCGCTGGAGGAAAAGCAGACTCCGGAGGTGTTTTTTCAGGTCAAGCTTCGCGACGACCCGGCGAAGGGTGGCTGGGAGCCGGATGCCTTGCGTGAGGTTTGGCCTGAGCTGCAGTCGCTTCCAGGCTTGAAGCCCATTGGGCTGATGACCATGGCCCCACTTGGCTTAGGTCCTGAAGACCGTCAAGGTCTCTTCCATGACTGCAGAACCCTTGCCGATGAGCTCGCTTTGCCTGATTGCTCGATGGG
This window harbors:
- a CDS encoding energy-coupling factor transporter transmembrane protein EcfT, yielding MDWLRQIPIGQYVDGSAGWLRLIDPRLKLGWVVMFLLTPVLAGPLWRLGLVLALMVITALSGLPARLWWRSLLLVVCLGVGFGLLAMFLPTGDPAASQAIRPVQELQGLSLQTPSWELFRLGPVQLGPLNLGPLSVDRRSAELGLNSATLIVTVVHSVNLMLLSTPSEDLMWALNWCLFPLTKLGLPVDRLCFQLLLALRFLPLVQEELQNLVRSVASRAVNLRQLGFKASFGLLLSVGERLLANILLRAEQGADALIARGGRWLPADCFRPVQNTSAVARGLNLLSFVALLAVVGLRGKYGAL
- a CDS encoding PipX family protein; translation: MGAERYLNHPTFGMLYQVSTAGEGRDLYATLYAQRMFFLVTLQPRGAQFEVIPYQDARHHAELHLARCRRDRSADFADWKQLFDQTFI
- a CDS encoding YggS family pyridoxal phosphate-dependent enzyme encodes the protein MASSSSESETIQSRWQAIHADCPDAVHLLAVSKGHPAMAVRELAALGQVDFGESRVQEALPKQQDLGDLSGLRWHFIGRLQANKVRAVVRAFPVIHSIDSQGLAERTSRIALEEKQTPEVFFQVKLRDDPAKGGWEPDALREVWPELQSLPGLKPIGLMTMAPLGLGPEDRQGLFHDCRTLADELALPDCSMGMSGDWKQAATAGATWVRVGSGLFGPRPERLV